CGAGGCGATTGTCCTGCCGAAAGGCTCGACCCCTGTTGACTTCGCGTTCGCGGTGCACTCCGACGTGGGATTCAACTGCCACCAGGCAAAAGTCAACGGCAAAATGGTTCCACTGGAAACCGAACTGCAGAACGGCGACCAGGTTGAAATCCTGACGACAAAAAAAAAGCAGGCGAAAAGCCTGTGGCTCGGCTTTGTGAAAAGCCTCAAGGCAATCCAGAAAATCAAGCAGGCGCTCGGCATAAGGTCCGTGGAAAAAAAGCCGGTGAAGGAGAAACGCTTTGTGGAAATCGGAAAGGACAACCGCGTCAGAATGGCGAACTGCTGCAACCCCCTGCCTGGCGACAAAATAATAGGGTACAGGACGACAAAGCGCAAAATAGCAATCCACAAGGCCGACTGCAAAGCCCTTGGAACCCTGTCGTCGTCAAAAAAAGTCGACGTTGACTGGTCGGACAGGCTGCTCAAAAGCTACACAGCGAAAATCTTCATAACCGGCAGGGACAGGGTCGGGGTGATGCGCGACATACTCGAGGTGTTCTCGGCGAACAAGGTCAATGTCGAGGGAATTGACGGCAGGACAAGCCAGAACGGAAGCTTCGAGGCAGCGATAACCGCAAAAATCAAGAGCGCGGAAGAGGTCGAAAAGCTGCTCGGAAAAATCCGCAAAGTCGACTCCATTGCAGGCGCCGAAAGGAGATAGAACACCAAAGGAATATTAACACGAAAAGCAAAATTAGGTGGGGGGGATTGGTTGAACAGAGTCAAAACCGGAGTGAAAGGCCTCGATGAAATAATCGAAGGCGGTTTCCCGGAAGGAAGGACCGTGCTTGTCACTGGCGGGTGCGGAACCGGCAAGACGATAATGGCAATGCAGTTCATTTATTCCGGCGCAAAGGAATTCAATGAAAACGGGGTTTACGTCACCCTTGACGAGCGGCCGGACCTTGTCAGGGAAGACATGCTCAAGTTCGGCTTTGACCTGAAGGCGCTGGAAAGAGACGGAAAAATCCACCTCATTGACGGCAGTGTGGCGAAAATCGGCCTGCCATCTGACGAGGAATATTCACTGCCGGTGACGGGGTTCGACCTGGACAAGCTGCTTCTGGAAATAATGCGGTCAATCAAAAAAAACAACGCAAAACGCATTGTCATTGATTCGATCCCGGCGCTGGGCCTCAACTTTGAAAACGAGCAGGAAGTCCGGAAGGCAATCATAAAGCTCGGGTACATTCTGCAGCGCGCCGGCGCGACAGTCATAATAATATCGGAAATAGAGGATGAGCAGAAGCTGAGCAAGTACGGCGTCGAGGAGTTTGTCGCGGACGGCGTGATAGTGCTGCATTACCTTGGCGTGGGAAGCCACAGCAACCGCACGCTGCACATAAGAAAAATGCGCTCCACAAAGCACTCCGAAGAAGTGCACCCGCTCAAAATAACCGAAACGGGGATAAAAATCGGAAAAATAGGCGCCGACTACTCCAAAGT
The sequence above is drawn from the Candidatus Diapherotrites archaeon genome and encodes:
- a CDS encoding AAA family ATPase codes for the protein MNRVKTGVKGLDEIIEGGFPEGRTVLVTGGCGTGKTIMAMQFIYSGAKEFNENGVYVTLDERPDLVREDMLKFGFDLKALERDGKIHLIDGSVAKIGLPSDEEYSLPVTGFDLDKLLLEIMRSIKKNNAKRIVIDSIPALGLNFENEQEVRKAIIKLGYILQRAGATVIIISEIEDEQKLSKYGVEEFVADGVIVLHYLGVGSHSNRTLHIRKMRSTKHSEEVHPLKITETGIKIGKIGADYSKV